The Streptomyces pactum genome contains a region encoding:
- a CDS encoding alpha-ketoglutarate-dependent dioxygenase AlkB has product MTTHLQGSLFDQTDEVRLGSLDGLRRTGLGSGAWIDLLPGWLSGADVLFERLAAEVPWRAERRAMYDQVVDVPRLLAFYGAGDPLPDPLLTEAREALSAHYAEELGEPFTTAGLCRYRDGRDSVAWHGDRIGRGARQDTMVAILSVGAPRDLLLRPAGGGGDTVRRPLGHGDLIVMGGSCQRTWEHCVPKSTRAAGPRISVQFRPHGVR; this is encoded by the coding sequence ATGACCACGCACCTCCAGGGCTCGCTCTTCGACCAGACGGACGAGGTCCGGCTCGGCTCGCTCGACGGGCTGCGCCGCACCGGCCTGGGCTCCGGGGCCTGGATCGACCTGCTCCCCGGGTGGCTGAGCGGCGCGGACGTGCTGTTCGAGCGGCTGGCCGCCGAGGTCCCCTGGCGCGCGGAGCGGCGCGCCATGTACGACCAGGTGGTCGACGTGCCCCGCCTCCTCGCGTTCTACGGCGCGGGCGACCCGCTGCCGGACCCCCTGCTGACCGAGGCGCGCGAGGCGCTGTCCGCGCATTACGCCGAGGAGCTGGGCGAGCCGTTCACCACGGCCGGGCTGTGCCGTTACCGCGACGGCCGGGACAGCGTCGCGTGGCACGGCGACCGGATCGGGCGGGGCGCGCGCCAGGACACGATGGTCGCCATCCTCTCGGTCGGCGCGCCCCGGGACCTGCTGCTCCGTCCGGCGGGCGGGGGCGGCGACACGGTGCGCCGCCCACTGGGGCACGGGGACCTGATCGTGATGGGCGGTTCCTGCCAGCGCACCTGGGAACACTGCGTGCCCAAGAGCACCCGCGCCGCGGGCCCCCGCATCAGCGTCCAGTTCCGCCCGCACGGCGTGCGCTGA
- a CDS encoding TetR/AcrR family transcriptional regulator, with product MTAVKATTGRVTRRRVRTRANLLDAAFAVFAAKGFGRASIEEVCEAAGYSRGAFYSNFGSLDELFFALYRERAGLIAEQVSAALALDGPDLDVTAAVDRVTEVLLLDRDWLVVKTDFLVHAARDPAVARTLLEHRARLRRAIADRLARARGRTALPAVLRDAEGAAHAVVAAYDGVTTQLLLDRDVEHARAWLGQLLTALLTDGGEAR from the coding sequence ATGACGGCGGTGAAGGCGACGACCGGGCGGGTGACCAGGCGTCGGGTGCGGACCCGCGCGAACCTCCTGGACGCGGCGTTCGCGGTGTTCGCCGCCAAAGGGTTCGGCCGGGCGTCGATCGAGGAGGTCTGCGAGGCCGCCGGGTACAGCCGGGGTGCCTTCTACTCGAACTTCGGCAGCCTCGACGAGCTGTTCTTCGCCCTCTACCGGGAACGGGCCGGACTGATCGCCGAGCAGGTGTCCGCCGCCCTCGCGCTCGACGGGCCCGACCTCGACGTGACCGCCGCCGTGGACCGCGTCACCGAGGTCCTGCTCCTGGACCGGGACTGGCTTGTGGTCAAGACGGACTTCCTGGTGCACGCCGCCCGCGACCCGGCCGTGGCGCGGACCCTGCTGGAGCACCGGGCGCGCCTGCGGCGCGCGATCGCCGACCGGCTCGCCCGGGCGCGCGGGCGCACCGCCCTGCCCGCCGTGCTGCGCGACGCCGAGGGCGCCGCGCACGCCGTGGTCGCCGCGTACGACGGAGTCACCACCCAACTCCTCCTGGACCGGGACGTCGAGCACGCCCGCGCCTGGCTGGGACAACTGCTCACCGCGCTGCTCACCGACGGCGGCGAAGCCCGTTGA
- a CDS encoding FAD-binding dehydrogenase gives MDADVIVVGAGLAGLVAAHELTSRGRRVALVDQENAANLGGQAFWSFGGLFLVDSPEQRRLGVKDSLALAWSDWQGSAGFDRTEDEDSWAVRWARAYVEWAAGEKRSWLAGHGITFLPTVGWAERGDLRAGGHGNSVPRFHIAWGTGTGVVEPFVRYARQAVRDGLLTFHHRHRVDHLVVEDGTARGVRGTVLAEDDSPRGVASNRDAVGEFELTAQAVIVTSGGIGADHDTVRRHWPERLGTPPAEMVTGVPAYVDGRMLDISAEAGARLVNRDRMWHYTEGVRNWDPIWPGHGIRILPGPSSMWFDALGRRLPEPCLPGYDTLGTLRHLRTAPDLAGHDHSWFILTQRIVEKEFALSGSEQNPDITAKDRAGFLRERVLGKGAPGPVDAFLREGADFVTAPNLEQLVDGMNRLTDRPLLDAAAIRHQIAARDLQLANPYAKDAQIQGIRNARRYIGDRLGRVAAPHRILDPAAGPLIGVKLHVLTRKTLGGIQTDLDSRALGADGTPVEGLYAAGEVAGFGGGGVHGYNALEGSFLGGCLFSGRAAGRAAARQTG, from the coding sequence ATGGATGCCGACGTCATCGTGGTCGGAGCGGGACTGGCGGGCCTGGTCGCGGCCCACGAGCTGACCAGCCGGGGCCGGCGGGTCGCCCTCGTCGACCAGGAGAACGCGGCCAACCTCGGCGGACAGGCCTTCTGGTCCTTCGGCGGCCTCTTCCTCGTCGACTCCCCCGAGCAGCGCCGCCTCGGCGTCAAGGACTCCCTGGCCCTGGCCTGGAGCGACTGGCAGGGCAGCGCGGGCTTCGACCGGACCGAGGACGAGGACTCCTGGGCGGTGCGCTGGGCACGGGCGTACGTCGAGTGGGCGGCGGGGGAGAAGCGGTCCTGGCTGGCCGGGCACGGCATCACCTTCCTGCCCACCGTCGGCTGGGCCGAGCGCGGCGACCTCCGGGCCGGCGGACACGGCAACTCCGTGCCCCGCTTCCACATCGCCTGGGGCACCGGCACGGGCGTCGTCGAACCGTTCGTGCGGTACGCCAGGCAGGCCGTGCGGGACGGACTGCTCACCTTCCACCACCGCCATCGCGTCGACCACCTGGTCGTCGAGGACGGCACCGCGCGCGGCGTGCGCGGCACGGTACTGGCCGAGGACGACTCGCCCCGCGGCGTCGCCTCCAACCGCGACGCGGTCGGCGAGTTCGAACTCACCGCCCAGGCCGTGATCGTCACCTCCGGTGGCATCGGCGCCGACCACGACACCGTCCGCCGCCACTGGCCCGAGCGCCTCGGCACCCCGCCCGCCGAGATGGTCACCGGCGTCCCCGCCTATGTCGACGGGCGGATGCTCGACATCAGCGCCGAGGCGGGCGCACGCCTGGTCAACCGCGACCGGATGTGGCACTACACCGAGGGCGTGCGCAACTGGGACCCCATCTGGCCCGGCCACGGCATCCGCATCCTGCCCGGACCGTCCTCGATGTGGTTCGACGCCCTCGGCCGCCGCCTGCCCGAGCCATGCCTGCCCGGCTACGACACCCTCGGTACTCTCCGGCACCTGCGCACGGCCCCGGACCTCGCGGGCCACGACCACTCCTGGTTCATCCTCACGCAGAGGATCGTCGAGAAGGAGTTCGCGCTCTCCGGCTCCGAGCAGAATCCCGACATCACCGCGAAGGACCGGGCCGGGTTCCTGCGCGAACGCGTCCTCGGCAAGGGCGCGCCGGGCCCGGTGGACGCCTTCCTGCGCGAGGGCGCCGACTTCGTGACCGCGCCGAACCTGGAGCAACTCGTCGACGGGATGAACCGCCTGACCGACAGGCCGCTCCTGGACGCCGCCGCGATCCGGCACCAGATAGCGGCCCGCGACCTCCAACTGGCCAACCCCTACGCCAAGGACGCCCAGATCCAGGGCATCCGCAACGCCCGCCGCTACATCGGCGACCGGCTCGGCCGGGTGGCCGCCCCGCACCGCATCCTCGACCCGGCGGCGGGCCCGCTGATCGGGGTCAAGCTGCACGTCCTCACCCGCAAGACCCTCGGCGGCATCCAGACCGACCTGGACTCCCGTGCCCTGGGCGCCGACGGCACGCCCGTCGAGGGCCTGTACGCGGCCGGTGAGGTGGCCGGCTTCGGCGGCGGCGGGGTGCACGGCTACAACGCGCTCGAGGGCAGCTTCCTCGGCGGCTGCCTGTTCTCCGGGCGGGCGGCGGGGCGGGCCGCGGCACGGCAGACCGGCTGA
- a CDS encoding DUF488 domain-containing protein: MSVRVHRVYDPPEPDDGVRVLVDRLWPRGLAKDAAHVDEWPKGLTPSTELRRWYHAGEGSYEEFAERYEAELAAPEAAELLGHVRELARERDVTLLTASKSPEESHAAVLLRLLDEA, from the coding sequence ATGAGCGTCCGTGTGCACCGCGTCTACGACCCGCCCGAACCGGACGACGGCGTGCGCGTCCTGGTCGACCGGCTGTGGCCGCGGGGTCTGGCGAAGGACGCGGCGCACGTGGACGAGTGGCCCAAGGGGCTCACCCCGTCGACCGAACTGCGCCGTTGGTACCACGCGGGCGAGGGCTCCTACGAGGAGTTCGCCGAGCGGTACGAGGCCGAGCTGGCCGCCCCGGAGGCGGCGGAGCTCCTCGGCCACGTACGGGAGTTGGCACGCGAGCGGGACGTGACGCTGCTGACCGCGTCCAAGTCGCCCGAGGAGAGCCACGCCGCCGTACTGCTCCGCCTCCTGGACGAGGCGTGA
- a CDS encoding WhiB family transcriptional regulator — translation MDNWREHAACRTEDPDLFFPIGTTGPAALQTEQAKAVCRSCPVREQCLRWALDTGQSIGVWGGTSELERRALKRRESVRRRSG, via the coding sequence GTGCCGCACGGAGGACCCCGACCTGTTCTTCCCGATCGGCACCACCGGCCCGGCCGCTTTGCAGACCGAGCAGGCGAAGGCGGTCTGCCGGAGCTGCCCGGTCCGGGAGCAGTGCCTGCGATGGGCGCTGGACACGGGACAGTCCATCGGCGTCTGGGGCGGGACCAGCGAACTGGAGCGCCGTGCGCTCAAGCGGCGCGAGTCCGTGCGCAGGAGGTCCGGCTGA